In Thunnus thynnus chromosome 13, fThuThy2.1, whole genome shotgun sequence, the following proteins share a genomic window:
- the rcc1l gene encoding RCC1-like G exchanging factor-like protein isoform X2, whose product MGLNKDSQLGFQRTQHSRHQSYDYVLEPSPVALPLVEPLQTRVVQVACGRAHSLVLTDQEGVFSMGNNSYGQCGRRIVEDEVYSGSHIIHKIGGFSSSRVIQVACGQDHSLFLTEAGKVYACGWGADGQTGLGHHKVSSSPVEVGGDLAGVEVQQISTYGDCSLAVSREGQLYGWGNSEYLQLASVTEATQINSPRHLPLKGCGKVVQAACGGTQVAIINEKGEVFVWGFGILGKGPKLSESSIPEMIPSTLFGKSEFNPSVSVTSIRCGLNHFAAVTDRGELFVWGKNVRGCLGIGKRDDQYFPWRVTVPGQVVDVACGVDHMVALVKSLL is encoded by the exons ATGGGCCTGAACAAGGACTCTCAGCTGGGCTTCCAGCGCACCCAGCACAGCCGCC ATCAGAGTTATGACTATGTGTTGGAGCCCTCGCCGGTGGCTCTGCCTCTCGTCGAGCCTCTGCAGACCAGAGTTGTTCAGGTTGCATGCGGCCGGGCTCACTCTCTGGTCCTCACTGACCAAGAAGGAG TTTTCAGCATGGGCAACAATTCCTACGGTCAGTGTGGAAGGCGAATAGTCGAAGATGAAGTCTACAG TGGCAGTCACATCATTCACAAGATTGGaggcttcagcagcagcagggtcaTCCAG GTGGCGTGTGGACAGGATCACAGCCTTTTCCTCACAGAGGCGGGGAAGGTGTACGCTTGTGGATGGGGCGCAGATGGACAGACGG GTCTGGGACACCACAAAGTCAGCTCCAGTCCGGTGGAAGTGGGAGGGGATCTGGCAGGGGTGGAGGTGCAGCAGATCAGCACGTATGGAGACTGCAGCCTGGCCGTGTCCAGAGAAGGACAGCTATATGGATGGGGCAACTCTGAATACCTGCAGCTGGCCTCGGTCACAGAGGCCACACAG ATCAACTCTCCTCGTCATCTTCCTCTGAAAGGCTGTGGGAAGGTGGTTCAGGCAGCATGTGGTGGCACACAGGTGGCCATAATTAATG aaaaaggAGAGGTGTTTGTATGGGGCTTCGGCATTCTTGGAAAAGGCCCGAAGCTGTCAGAATCGTCGATTCCTGAGATGATTCCCTCCACACTGTTCGGAAAATCAGAGTTCAACCCATCGGTATCTGTCACCAGCATCAGATGTGGCCTCAACCATTTTGCTGCAGTAACAG ATCGAGGCGAGCTCTTCGTTTGGGGGAAGAATGTGAGAGGTTGTTTGGGCATCGGGAAGAGAGATGACCAGTACTTCCCATGGCGA
- the rcc1l gene encoding RCC1-like G exchanging factor-like protein isoform X1, translating into MVFPCVRLCTPYRITGLQVCGYATLSKASKPQEKSSSGPVFQYVGQHKKPNHKVFVWGFSFTGALGIPSFVVPDSGRKKPRKYQLTPYRLETAEQISSAACGYGFSLIASSTKDVTKLWGMGLNKDSQLGFQRTQHSRHQSYDYVLEPSPVALPLVEPLQTRVVQVACGRAHSLVLTDQEGVFSMGNNSYGQCGRRIVEDEVYSGSHIIHKIGGFSSSRVIQVACGQDHSLFLTEAGKVYACGWGADGQTGLGHHKVSSSPVEVGGDLAGVEVQQISTYGDCSLAVSREGQLYGWGNSEYLQLASVTEATQINSPRHLPLKGCGKVVQAACGGTQVAIINEKGEVFVWGFGILGKGPKLSESSIPEMIPSTLFGKSEFNPSVSVTSIRCGLNHFAAVTDRGELFVWGKNVRGCLGIGKRDDQYFPWRVTVPGQVVDVACGVDHMVALVKSLL; encoded by the exons ATGGTGTTTCCATGTGTGCGACTGTGCACTCCGTACAGAATCACAGGGCTTCAAGTCTGTGGTTATGCAACACTCAGTAAAGCATCGAAACCGCAGGAGAAAAGCAGCAGCGGTCCAGTCTTTCAGTATGTTGGCCAGCACAAAAAACCCAACCACAAAGTGTTTGTATGGGGCTTTAGCTTCACCGGTGCTCTGGGTATCCCCAGCTTTGTAGTGCCCGACAGCGGCAGGAAGAAGCCCCGCAAATACCAGCTCACTCCTTACCGCCTGGAGACTGCAGAGCAG ATCTCTTCTGCTGCTTGTGGTTACGGCTTCTCTCTCATCGCCTCCTCGACTAAAGATGTGACCAAGCTGTGGGGCATGGGCCTGAACAAGGACTCTCAGCTGGGCTTCCAGCGCACCCAGCACAGCCGCC ATCAGAGTTATGACTATGTGTTGGAGCCCTCGCCGGTGGCTCTGCCTCTCGTCGAGCCTCTGCAGACCAGAGTTGTTCAGGTTGCATGCGGCCGGGCTCACTCTCTGGTCCTCACTGACCAAGAAGGAG TTTTCAGCATGGGCAACAATTCCTACGGTCAGTGTGGAAGGCGAATAGTCGAAGATGAAGTCTACAG TGGCAGTCACATCATTCACAAGATTGGaggcttcagcagcagcagggtcaTCCAG GTGGCGTGTGGACAGGATCACAGCCTTTTCCTCACAGAGGCGGGGAAGGTGTACGCTTGTGGATGGGGCGCAGATGGACAGACGG GTCTGGGACACCACAAAGTCAGCTCCAGTCCGGTGGAAGTGGGAGGGGATCTGGCAGGGGTGGAGGTGCAGCAGATCAGCACGTATGGAGACTGCAGCCTGGCCGTGTCCAGAGAAGGACAGCTATATGGATGGGGCAACTCTGAATACCTGCAGCTGGCCTCGGTCACAGAGGCCACACAG ATCAACTCTCCTCGTCATCTTCCTCTGAAAGGCTGTGGGAAGGTGGTTCAGGCAGCATGTGGTGGCACACAGGTGGCCATAATTAATG aaaaaggAGAGGTGTTTGTATGGGGCTTCGGCATTCTTGGAAAAGGCCCGAAGCTGTCAGAATCGTCGATTCCTGAGATGATTCCCTCCACACTGTTCGGAAAATCAGAGTTCAACCCATCGGTATCTGTCACCAGCATCAGATGTGGCCTCAACCATTTTGCTGCAGTAACAG ATCGAGGCGAGCTCTTCGTTTGGGGGAAGAATGTGAGAGGTTGTTTGGGCATCGGGAAGAGAGATGACCAGTACTTCCCATGGCGA
- the tlcd5b gene encoding TLC domain-containing protein 5: MPVLEVIVSLIGWFCLYMLFLWIFSHRGAEWNCRLVTLSHGILIVLLTAYVIFIDGPWPLTHAGTENTELQTFALTVCLGYFFFDLGWCICYHTEGPVMLAHHAASIMGILLALLMGVSGCETCGVIFGSEITNPLLQTRWFLRRVGLYDSLLGDAVDLLFILLFATIRVGVGTAMFYCELTSPRTTLIMKLGGVVMYGLAWVFMVDIARFGYRKSRGKYIKWLENHKLKKEIDTQKPDGHSEESKE, translated from the exons ATGCCGGTACTGGAGGTGATCGTGAGCCTGATTGGCTGGTTCTGCCTCTACATGCTGTTCCTCTGGATCTTCAGTCATCGGGGGGCCGAGTGGAACTGCCGGCTGGTCACGTTGTCCCACGGCATCCTCATAGTGCTGCTGACGGCGTACGTCATCTTCATAGACGGACCCTGGCCTCTTACACATGCAG GTACAGAGAACACCGAGCTCCAAACCTTCGCCCTCACCGTCTGCCTCGGCTACTTCTTCTTTGATTTGGGCTGGTGTATATGCTACCACACGGAGGGCCCTGTCATGCTGGCGCACCACGCTGCGAGCATCATGGGCATCCTGCTGGCTCTGCTCATGGGAGTGTCAGGCTGTGAAACCTGTGGAGTCATATTTGGCAGCGAGATCACTAATCCCCTGCTGCAGACCCGCTGGTTCCTCCGTCGGGTGGGCCTGTACGACAGCCTGCTGGGCGACGCGGTGGAcctgctttttattttactgttcgCCACTATTCGCGTGGGAGTCGGCACAGCAATGTTTTATTGCGAGCTCACATCTCCCAGGACCACACTGATAATGAAGCTCGGCGGTGTGGTTATGTACGGACTAGCCTGGGTGTTCATGGTGGACATCGCCAGATTTGGCTACAGGAAAAGTAGGGGCAAGTATATAAAGTGGCTAGAGAACCACAAACTCAAAAAAGAAATCGATACGCAAAAACCGGACGGACATTCAGAGGAGAGTAAAGAATGA